The Pongo abelii isolate AG06213 chromosome 20, NHGRI_mPonAbe1-v2.0_pri, whole genome shotgun sequence genome window below encodes:
- the NFILZ gene encoding NFIL3 like protein, translated as MEVGFSGLPDVSQSHSKTLWGARGRGPSIRRQREFMPEEKKDTVYWEKRRKNNEAAKRSREKRRLNDAAIEGRLAALMEENALLRGELRALKLRFGLLPLTSGPRALPLQALLWEAPWTGDPRPGAEALSSLSGSHSCLLRPCSLDAGIPGCRGCLLAPRWTGLATSPRSPQESAPPTLNRIDMALQTALSPALFSCHLLDGHVGSRPELKPCWGLWSPMPSGCRASGPSDVLLTPTADPMGLSPGVTCPVPGNSPEGLGQPSLPHKLRIKSRASGRVPRGWEGGQAPL; from the coding sequence ATGGAAGTGGGTTTCTCGGGCCTGCCAGATGTGTCTCAGAGTCATAGCAAGACCTTGTGGGGGGCTCGGGGCAGGGGCCCCTCCATACGTCGCCAGCGGGAGTTCAtgccagaagaaaagaaggacaCAGTTTACTGGGAGAAGCGGAGGAAGAACAATGAAGCAGCCAAGAGATCCAGGGAAAAGCGACGTCTCAATGATGCAGCCATTGAGGGCAGGCTGGCTGCACTGATGGAGGAGAATGCCCTGCTCAGGGGTGAGCTGAGGGCGCTCAAGCTTCGCTTTGGCCTCCTGCCCCTGACTAGTGGGCCCCGGGCCTTGCCCCTACAGGCTCTGCTATGGGAAGCCCCCTGGACCGGGGACCCCCGGCCTGGGGCTGAAGCACTCTCATCCTTATCTGGCTCTCACAGCTGCCTCTTAAGGCCATGTTCCCTggatgctgggattccaggatgTCGGGGCTGCCTGCTGGCTCCCAGATGGACAGGCTTGGCCACTTCTCCTAGGTCCCCCCAAGAGTCTGCACCTCCTACCCTGAACAGAATTGACATGGCCTTGCAGACTGCCCTCTCACCTGCCCTCTTCAGCTGTCACCTCTTGGATGGGCATGTAGGGTCCAGACCAGAGCTCAAACCCTGCTGGGGGCTGTGGTCACCAATGCCCTCTGGATGCCGGGCTTCAGGGCCATCAGATGTGTTGCTGACACCCACTGCTGATCCCATGGGTCTGTCTCCTGGGGTGACCTGCCCTGTCCCAGGGAACAGTCCTGAGGGTCTGGGTCAGCCCTCTCTGCCCCACAAACTGCGCATCAAATCCCGAGCCTCAGGCAGGGTACCTCGTGGCTGGGAGGGTGGTCAGGCGCCCCTCTGA